In one window of Azospirillaceae bacterium DNA:
- a CDS encoding DNA-3-methyladenine glycosylase I encodes MTAAAESLFIGPDGGARCRWTGGAPEFLAYHDTEWGFPVGDDRRLFEKICLEGFQSGLSWRTILNKRGAFRAAFAGFDFEKVARFGTADVERLLADAGIVRHRGKIESTINNAKRALELRDRAGSLAAYFWRHEPDPVVHAARGTVTTTPESVALSKDLKKQGWSFVGPTTVYAFMQAMGLVNDHSPGCAVREKAEAARRAFQRPV; translated from the coding sequence ATGACCGCAGCCGCCGAAAGCCTGTTCATCGGCCCCGATGGCGGGGCGAGGTGCCGCTGGACGGGTGGCGCGCCGGAGTTCCTGGCCTACCATGACACCGAATGGGGCTTCCCCGTCGGCGACGACCGGCGGCTGTTCGAGAAGATCTGCCTCGAGGGGTTCCAGTCCGGCCTGAGCTGGCGAACCATCCTGAACAAGCGCGGGGCGTTCCGGGCCGCGTTCGCGGGCTTCGACTTCGAAAAGGTCGCCCGTTTCGGCACCGCCGATGTTGAACGGTTGTTAGCCGACGCGGGTATCGTCCGCCACCGCGGCAAGATCGAGTCCACCATCAACAACGCCAAGCGTGCGCTCGAACTGCGCGACAGGGCCGGTTCGCTGGCGGCCTACTTCTGGAGGCACGAGCCGGATCCCGTGGTCCATGCCGCCCGCGGCACGGTCACGACGACGCCGGAGTCCGTCGCCCTGTCCAAGGATCTGAAGAAGCAGGGGTGGAGCTTCGTCGGGCCGACGACGGTCTATGCCTTCATGCAGGCCATGGGACTGGTCAACGACCACAGCCCCGGCTGCGCCGTCCGCGAGAAGGCGGAGGCGGCCCGCCGGGCGTTCCAGCGGCCGGTGTAA